A segment of the Lolium perenne isolate Kyuss_39 chromosome 3, Kyuss_2.0, whole genome shotgun sequence genome:
CAGAGCACAAAGATGCTGCCCTGGAACAATGCGGCCCTTTGGCAGGTCCAGCGGCAACTCAACAATGGATAGCTCGCTCTTGCCAGTGGATGTATCCTTTGCCGGGAATACAGCCATGTAGTACACTGCTGCAGCAGTGCCGCCACTTCTCTCTTTGGAGCGGGCGACAAAGAGGTTATTGCCGAGGGGTATGGCCTGGCCGACGAATGGCAAGCTCTTGTCATACACCATATCCCACACTTTTTTGTCCATGTCGAAGGCGCAGGTCCCcttctcctgctcctgctcctcctcctcctcgtggtGCTGCTGCTGATAGTAGACGGAGAGCAGGATGTGGGAGTCGACGACGGCGTACGCAGCGACGCGCACGTCCGGCGGGTTGAGGTACTCGAGCGGGTTGATGTGGTACGGGAAGATGGGGGGCGGCGGGAGATCATATGAAGCACAACCGCCGAACTGAGGAAGACTGCCGTTCCTGAAGTTGATCATCTCGAACCAGGGCAAGAAATCGGCACCCATATCAACTTTGGGGCGGCTCGAGAGGATGTAGAGCATGCCGTTGTGCGGAATCAGGATCGGGTTCACCTTGTTCTTGAGCAGCCTGGGGCCTCCAGACTC
Coding sequences within it:
- the LOC127337971 gene encoding uncharacterized protein, yielding MSGGMGYRAWYNTHAYDTVRLPCLKPSAARMILREDDIGRGERMEGCAHERTTRFFLCRPKIKRRSHTPTPPPRLPSPPACAVPTREMQMPRKRKIVAEEYAVDKPVYLVVEHEVKEPSHSIVIAGTTTPPVMVPLRYAKRGMSFAAVDSRWIVGIGGDYRCPFSIYDLTTSKESGGPRLLKNKVNPILIPHNGMLYILSSRPKVDMGADFLPWFEMINFRNGSLPQFGGCASYDLPPPPIFPYHINPLEYLNPPDVRVAAYAVVDSHILLSVYYQQQHHEEEEEQEQEKGTCAFDMDKKVWDMVYDKSLPFVGQAIPLGNNLFVARSKERSGGTAAAVYYMAVFPAKDTSTGKSELSIVELPLDLPKGRIVPGQHLCALGMGSFFSFHVRSVDSSPDTVFEKAR